From the genome of Nicotiana sylvestris chromosome 2, ASM39365v2, whole genome shotgun sequence, one region includes:
- the LOC138886095 gene encoding uncharacterized protein, translated as MKRKKESERREPKKEKNMVLKAENSDSSEEDSDMAYLSKRFQKMVQRNDGIPKRGSSSKARNNDLSHRCGKPGHFIKDCPLLKQEQYKQNPNKAAKRNLVPDKRFSRKSAADNIVKQTLAAWGDSSSEPKMEPDAENNSMMAVETEATKYDSLFTLMT; from the coding sequence atgaaaagaaagaaagaaagtgaaaggagagagccaaagaaggaaaagaacatgGTGCTCAAGGCTGAAAACAGTGACTCAAGTGAAGAAGATAGTGATATGGCCTATCTTTCTAAAaggtttcaaaagatggttcaAAGAAATGATGGTATACCAAAGAGGGGCAGTTCAAGTAAGGCAAGGAACAATGATCTCTCTCACAGGTGCGGAaagccagggcatttcatcaaagactgtccacttctgaaacaggagcaatacaaacaaaaccctaacaaagcagcaaaaaggaacctggttccagacAAACGATTTAGTCGAAAAAGTGCAGCTGACAATATTGTGAAGCAAactcttgctgcttggggagactcaTCTAGTGAACCAAAAATGGAACCAGATGCAGAAAACAactccatgatggcagtggaaactgaagcaacaaaATATGACTCACTGTTTACGCTGATGACTTAG